From Streptosporangium album, the proteins below share one genomic window:
- a CDS encoding DUF1876 domain-containing protein, with the protein MESKQWDVQIYISEDDKDDVTTAKAVLMTPDGKRRESVAYARRNPIDQPVPSIGDELAAGRALADLAGKLMREGTEDVAHMAGQATGRQAPGGW; encoded by the coding sequence ATGGAATCGAAGCAGTGGGATGTGCAGATATACATCAGCGAGGACGACAAGGACGATGTCACCACGGCCAAGGCCGTCCTGATGACGCCTGACGGCAAGAGAAGAGAGAGCGTCGCATATGCCCGGCGCAATCCGATCGACCAGCCTGTTCCGTCGATCGGCGACGAGCTCGCGGCGGGCCGCGCGCTGGCCGACCTGGCCGGCAAGCTGATGAGGGAGGGCACCGAGGACGTCGCCCATATGGCCGGGCAGGCAACCGGCAGGCAGGCACCCGGCGGA
- a CDS encoding STAS domain-containing protein, producing MTTKPLSRIIPATPAGTPPAAPAWPALFLEQGFTLVVPAGAPAGTSLPATHRPAHTVVGLCGDIDVTTSPALREYLLIALRRSTDLLVFDLSEVSFRDVSGLAVLIGVQRRARPRGVAVRLASPRPPTVELLRVTGLERCLTVHPTLRDALGSGPVPARRGQPDAGGSGGAPPRFTGRSPALTPKTAT from the coding sequence ATGACGACGAAGCCGCTCTCCCGGATCATTCCAGCTACACCCGCCGGCACCCCGCCGGCCGCGCCCGCATGGCCCGCCCTCTTCTTGGAGCAAGGATTCACGCTCGTGGTTCCGGCCGGGGCACCCGCCGGCACGAGCCTCCCGGCCACCCACCGGCCGGCCCACACCGTCGTCGGGCTGTGCGGCGACATCGACGTCACCACCAGCCCGGCGCTGCGCGAATACCTGCTCATCGCGCTCCGCCGCAGCACGGACCTCCTTGTCTTCGACCTGTCGGAGGTGTCGTTCCGCGACGTCTCCGGGCTGGCTGTGCTGATCGGCGTCCAACGCCGCGCCCGGCCGCGCGGCGTCGCGGTCCGCCTCGCCTCACCCCGGCCTCCCACGGTCGAACTGCTGCGCGTCACCGGTCTGGAACGCTGCCTCACGGTCCATCCCACGCTGCGTGACGCGCTGGGCTCCGGCCCCGTGCCCGCCCGCCGGGGACAGCCGGACGCCGGCGGGTCCGGCGGGGCTCCGCCCAGGTTCACGGGGCGGTCGCCGGCCCTGACACCGAAGACGGCCACCTGA
- a CDS encoding winged helix-turn-helix transcriptional regulator, whose product MTGRRSYDDPCGVARGLDVLGERWALLVVRELLFGPKRFTQLRDGLHGASQNVLSQRLRELQEAGVVRRRKLGPPTGTWAYELTERGRDLEPVLLQLGRWGSRVPMTSESELGVDALVLALKTTFDPDAAGGLRARYELRLGADRFDARVADGRLDLVRGAADRPDAAIEADAATLRSVVFGGRHLDDALGSGDLRIEGDRRAATRFVGLFPRPMPVPAGAE is encoded by the coding sequence ATGACCGGGCGCCGCAGTTACGACGATCCGTGCGGAGTCGCTCGCGGCCTCGACGTGCTCGGTGAGCGGTGGGCGTTGCTGGTGGTGCGCGAGCTGCTGTTCGGCCCGAAGCGGTTCACCCAGCTACGCGACGGCCTTCACGGTGCGAGCCAGAACGTGCTGTCCCAGCGGCTGCGCGAGCTCCAGGAGGCCGGGGTCGTACGGCGCCGCAAGCTCGGTCCGCCGACGGGCACCTGGGCCTACGAGCTGACCGAGCGGGGCCGCGACCTCGAACCCGTCCTTCTCCAGCTCGGCCGCTGGGGGAGCCGCGTCCCGATGACCTCCGAGTCCGAGCTCGGCGTCGACGCGCTGGTCCTCGCGCTGAAGACGACGTTCGACCCGGACGCCGCCGGTGGGCTGCGAGCCCGCTACGAGCTGCGGCTCGGTGCGGATCGCTTCGACGCCAGGGTCGCCGACGGCCGCCTCGACCTGGTCCGAGGCGCTGCCGACCGGCCGGACGCCGCCATCGAGGCCGACGCGGCCACGCTCAGGTCCGTCGTCTTCGGCGGCCGTCACCTCGACGACGCGCTCGGCTCCGGCGACCTGAGGATCGAGGGTGACCGCCGGGCGGCGACGCGCTTCGTCGGCCTCTTCCCGCGTCCCATGCCCGTCCCGGCCGGCGCGGAGTAG
- a CDS encoding TetR/AcrR family transcriptional regulator, with protein sequence MSDSPESGTRSRTRRAILSAAASVLARDRTATLADVAAAAEVGRSTLHRYFPDRQELVRAAVDDSFRAVENSVREAAVDQGPPLAAMRRLISAMVDVGDRLAFLFGDPRVLEEFTVCFEPDYSVPTTIGLIERGQAEGVFDPQLSAEWIQQVLWSLTYTGWEAAEKGLLPRHDVTPTVTRTFESGMVVTGGP encoded by the coding sequence GTGAGTGACAGCCCGGAATCCGGCACCCGCAGCCGCACGCGTCGCGCCATCCTCAGCGCGGCGGCCTCTGTCCTCGCCCGCGACCGCACCGCCACGCTGGCGGACGTCGCCGCGGCGGCCGAGGTCGGCCGCAGCACGCTGCACCGCTACTTCCCCGACCGCCAGGAGCTCGTCAGGGCGGCCGTCGACGACTCGTTCCGGGCGGTCGAGAACTCGGTGCGGGAAGCGGCGGTCGACCAGGGACCGCCGCTTGCGGCCATGCGCAGGCTGATCTCAGCCATGGTGGACGTCGGCGACCGGCTGGCGTTCCTGTTCGGCGACCCGCGCGTGCTGGAGGAGTTCACGGTCTGCTTCGAGCCGGACTACTCGGTGCCGACCACGATCGGCCTCATCGAGCGCGGCCAGGCAGAAGGGGTGTTCGACCCGCAGCTCAGCGCGGAGTGGATCCAGCAGGTGCTGTGGTCGCTCACCTACACCGGGTGGGAGGCGGCCGAGAAGGGACTGCTGCCCCGCCACGACGTCACGCCGACCGTGACCCGCACGTTCGAGAGCGGCATGGTCGTGACGGGAGGGCCCTGA
- a CDS encoding ATP-binding cassette domain-containing protein, which yields MASFAVVAEGLRKRYGDANALDGFDLAVPEGTVCGLLGPNGAGKTTAVRVLATLVRADAGRALVAGFDVTAQPAQVRHRIGLAGQQPAVDEILTGRENLEMWGRLYHLDAATARHRAAELLERFRLTEAAGKRVKHYSGGMRRRLDLAASFILAPRVLFLDEPTTGLDPRNRNEVWQAIRDLAAAGSTVLMTTQYLFEADQLADRIAVIDAGRVIADDTPERLKSAIGGDQLDLVLRDAADLAEAVGVLAGVAGAEPVADADARRLTVPVRDRIGALTETMRELQRRGIAVEDVALRRPTLDEVFLSLTEENEEKRTVA from the coding sequence ATGGCATCCTTTGCAGTCGTCGCCGAAGGGCTGCGCAAGCGGTACGGCGACGCCAACGCTCTCGACGGGTTCGACCTGGCCGTGCCGGAGGGAACGGTGTGCGGCCTGCTCGGGCCGAACGGCGCGGGCAAGACCACGGCCGTCCGCGTCCTGGCCACGCTGGTGCGAGCGGACGCGGGCCGCGCCCTCGTCGCCGGATTCGACGTGACCGCCCAGCCCGCGCAGGTGCGCCACCGGATCGGCCTGGCCGGCCAGCAGCCGGCCGTGGACGAGATCCTCACCGGCAGGGAGAACCTGGAGATGTGGGGGCGGCTCTACCACCTGGACGCGGCCACCGCCCGTCACCGGGCAGCGGAGCTGCTGGAACGGTTCAGGCTGACCGAGGCGGCCGGCAAGCGGGTCAAGCACTACTCCGGCGGCATGCGCCGCCGCCTGGACCTGGCCGCCTCCTTCATCCTGGCCCCGCGTGTGCTGTTCCTCGACGAACCCACCACCGGCCTGGACCCACGCAACCGCAACGAGGTCTGGCAGGCCATCCGCGACCTGGCCGCGGCCGGCAGCACGGTGCTGATGACCACGCAGTACCTGTTCGAGGCCGACCAACTCGCCGACCGGATCGCGGTGATCGACGCAGGCCGGGTGATCGCCGACGACACCCCCGAGCGGCTCAAGTCGGCGATCGGCGGCGACCAGCTCGATCTGGTCCTCCGTGACGCCGCCGACCTGGCCGAGGCCGTGGGCGTCCTGGCCGGGGTCGCCGGTGCCGAACCGGTGGCCGACGCCGACGCCCGCCGGCTGACCGTCCCGGTGCGCGACAGGATCGGCGCCCTGACCGAGACCATGCGCGAACTGCAGCGGCGCGGCATCGCAGTGGAGGACGTCGCTCTGCGCCGCCCGACCCTGGACGAGGTGTTTCTGAGCCTGACCGAGGAGAACGAAGAGAAGAGGACGGTCGCATGA
- a CDS encoding ABC transporter permease, protein MTTPIASAVPRTHAERLRWTLADGWTITRANLIHWARNPTGFVGLVMFPIVMVLLFGYVFGSAMSVAGGGDYREFLMPGMFAQTMASGVMTTMIVVTVSTARGVTDRYRSMPISQSGVVLGRALADMVNSVLELAVLLACGLVVGWSWHRGIGNALAAVGLLLLLRSALIWVGIYLGLMLAPESASAAWMPLLPLTMLANTFVSPSLMPGWLGTIAEWNPLSATVAACRELFGNPGWGGTSWAAENALLLAIGWPVLVTLIFLPLSARRYRRLDR, encoded by the coding sequence ATGACCACACCCATCGCCTCCGCCGTCCCCCGCACCCATGCCGAGCGGCTGCGCTGGACGCTGGCGGACGGGTGGACCATCACGCGTGCCAACCTCATCCACTGGGCGCGCAACCCGACCGGGTTCGTCGGCCTGGTGATGTTCCCGATCGTGATGGTGCTGCTGTTCGGCTACGTGTTCGGCAGCGCGATGAGCGTGGCCGGGGGCGGCGACTACCGCGAGTTCCTGATGCCCGGGATGTTCGCGCAGACGATGGCGAGCGGCGTGATGACCACCATGATCGTCGTCACCGTCAGCACCGCCCGCGGGGTCACCGACCGGTACCGCTCGATGCCGATCTCGCAGTCCGGGGTGGTGCTCGGCCGTGCCCTCGCCGACATGGTCAACTCCGTGCTGGAGCTGGCCGTCCTGCTCGCCTGCGGCCTGGTGGTCGGCTGGAGCTGGCACAGGGGCATCGGCAACGCCCTGGCCGCCGTCGGCCTGCTCCTGCTCCTGCGTTCCGCGCTCATCTGGGTCGGCATCTACCTCGGTCTGATGCTCGCTCCGGAGTCGGCGAGCGCGGCGTGGATGCCGCTGCTGCCACTCACCATGCTCGCCAACACCTTCGTCTCTCCCTCGCTGATGCCCGGCTGGCTGGGGACGATCGCCGAGTGGAACCCGCTGTCGGCCACGGTGGCCGCCTGCCGGGAGCTGTTCGGGAACCCGGGCTGGGGCGGCACTTCCTGGGCCGCCGAAAACGCGCTCCTCCTGGCGATCGGCTGGCCGGTGCTGGTCACGCTGATCTTCCTGCCGCTGTCCGCCCGCCGTTACCGGCGGCTGGACCGCTGA
- a CDS encoding glycerophosphodiester phosphodiesterase family protein, which translates to MSAVQHVRPARPVSPARSPGPTQPASTARPPAPAGTAGPAAAGTEHGVRAPIVIAHRGASAFRPEHTLLAYEVAIQMGADYIEPDLVSTKDHVLVARHENELSETTDVRGHPEFAGRRTTKIINGARVTGWFAEDFTLDELRTLRARERFPHWRPGSRAYDGQAQIPTLEEVVELAQKHGVGVYPEIKYSSYFASIGLPIEEPLLETLRRHGWDDACDPVFIQSFETGNLKRLHSLTRLRLIQLIGSGNGSPYDMVKSGDPRTCNDLLAPDGLRQIAEYADGIGVTSTRVVPIGPDGRSQPATSLVEDAHRQGLRVHVSTIRDENGKLPADYRLGNPADPAYSHAAGNVAGWLERLYRLHVDGVLADNPGSARAIRDRLFPGHRQA; encoded by the coding sequence GTGAGCGCGGTCCAGCACGTGCGCCCGGCCCGGCCGGTGAGTCCGGCTCGATCGCCAGGTCCGACCCAACCGGCGAGCACGGCCCGGCCCCCGGCTCCGGCGGGGACCGCCGGTCCGGCGGCCGCAGGGACCGAGCACGGCGTCCGCGCGCCGATCGTCATCGCGCATCGTGGAGCCAGCGCCTTCCGGCCCGAGCACACGCTTCTCGCCTACGAGGTCGCCATCCAGATGGGCGCCGACTACATCGAGCCGGACCTGGTCTCCACCAAGGACCACGTGCTGGTCGCCCGCCATGAGAACGAGCTCTCGGAGACCACCGACGTCAGGGGCCATCCCGAGTTCGCCGGCCGCAGGACAACCAAGATCATCAATGGTGCCCGGGTGACCGGCTGGTTCGCCGAGGACTTCACGCTCGACGAGTTGCGCACCCTCCGCGCCCGCGAGCGTTTCCCCCACTGGCGGCCGGGCAGCAGGGCGTATGACGGCCAAGCGCAGATCCCGACGCTGGAGGAGGTCGTCGAGCTCGCGCAGAAGCACGGCGTGGGCGTCTACCCCGAGATCAAGTATTCGAGCTACTTCGCCTCGATCGGGCTGCCGATCGAGGAACCACTGCTGGAGACCCTGCGACGACACGGCTGGGACGACGCGTGTGACCCGGTGTTCATCCAGTCCTTCGAGACCGGCAACCTCAAGCGGCTGCACTCTCTCACCCGGCTCCGGCTCATCCAGCTCATCGGGTCGGGGAACGGCTCGCCGTACGACATGGTGAAGAGCGGCGACCCGCGCACCTGCAACGACCTCCTCGCCCCGGACGGCCTGCGGCAGATCGCCGAGTACGCCGACGGCATCGGCGTGACCAGCACGCGGGTCGTGCCGATCGGGCCCGACGGGAGGTCGCAACCCGCCACCTCGCTCGTCGAGGACGCCCATCGGCAGGGCCTCCGGGTGCACGTCTCGACCATCCGCGACGAGAACGGGAAGCTTCCGGCGGACTACCGGCTGGGCAACCCCGCCGACCCGGCCTACTCGCATGCCGCGGGGAACGTGGCGGGCTGGCTCGAACGGCTGTATCGGCTCCACGTGGACGGAGTGCTCGCCGACAACCCCGGTAGCGCGCGTGCCATCCGGGACCGTCTCTTCCCCGGTCACCGACAAGCGTGA
- a CDS encoding class F sortase, producing MPPYGTPGTPYPHPGYAPYGPPYEEWPEEQADGGRVMRSVLILAGAAGVITVLVGLILVVASPGQYGLADQRTTLPPRSQANATASADPYFQAAPTVPPPLPTVPPAPAMQPSTPVRLVIPRLGVNAPIRSVGLDRQGAIEVPPVGNPNLVGWYRSGPTAGEAGPAIMLGHKDTKSGSAVFSRLGEIRNGDVIEVHRKDGIIAVFTVGGLEQADKTVFPTQRVYGESSTPQLHLITCGGTYNHVTGHYTDNVIAYATMTSTRKA from the coding sequence GTGCCCCCGTACGGGACCCCCGGGACGCCCTACCCGCACCCGGGATACGCGCCGTACGGCCCGCCGTACGAGGAGTGGCCCGAGGAGCAGGCCGACGGCGGCCGGGTGATGCGGTCGGTGCTTATCCTGGCGGGGGCCGCCGGAGTGATCACCGTGCTGGTGGGTCTGATCCTCGTGGTGGCGTCGCCCGGGCAGTACGGCCTGGCCGACCAGCGCACCACGCTGCCGCCCCGCAGCCAGGCGAACGCCACCGCGTCGGCGGACCCCTACTTCCAGGCGGCCCCCACGGTCCCGCCGCCCCTGCCGACCGTCCCGCCCGCCCCCGCCATGCAGCCCTCGACCCCGGTGCGTCTGGTCATCCCCAGGCTCGGCGTCAATGCGCCGATCAGGTCGGTGGGGCTCGACCGGCAGGGCGCGATCGAGGTGCCGCCGGTCGGTAACCCGAACCTGGTCGGCTGGTACCGCTCGGGCCCGACAGCGGGGGAGGCCGGGCCGGCGATCATGCTGGGGCACAAGGACACGAAGTCGGGGAGCGCGGTCTTCAGCCGTCTCGGCGAGATCCGCAACGGCGACGTCATCGAGGTGCACCGCAAGGACGGCATCATCGCGGTGTTCACCGTGGGCGGGCTCGAACAGGCGGACAAGACGGTCTTCCCGACGCAGCGGGTGTACGGCGAGTCGTCCACCCCCCAGCTTCACCTGATCACATGCGGCGGCACCTACAACCACGTGACCGGGCACTACACCGACAACGTCATCGCCTACGCGACGATGACGAGCACGCGGAAGGCATGA
- a CDS encoding DUF2079 domain-containing protein, with product MTTAASPGIAALKALDVPGVMRRRRHGLTLGGLVVLASAVYSLLGLVKFATYRNSIFDLVIFDQAVRGYASFGAPATPAVGMQYGLGMGFLQLADHFSPILALLAPLYWLHDGPQTLIVAQAVLFALAAVPIWHYAERRVGATPAHLVAVAYLVSWPVAQAAGFDFHEVAFVPLLSAIMIERFDADRPAAGVLAAAGLLLVKEDMGLLLAGFGVYLFLTRRRLEGAAFIFFALGALVMIRNVLMPMAGSGPAGFHWAYGNWGADLGEVALAVLRNPPAALAQFVSPMVKVNTLAFLLWPMALTALFSPLTLVAVPLVAERFLADRSQWWGPDFQYNAFVVAILVCAGVDGAARLAERLRGRFGGRSMVTHWAVAVCVIGLTLVPRFELGKLLDPAFYQSEPYVAAAREAVAAVPDGVVVEAANGIGPALTARTTVLLWGPQSYGAPWIVADVARWSYPFGEFDAQRRRVDEALGSGYRKVFERDGYIVLNRPS from the coding sequence ATGACCACGGCCGCCTCTCCCGGAATCGCGGCCCTGAAGGCTCTCGACGTTCCGGGAGTCATGCGGCGGCGTCGGCACGGGCTGACGCTGGGCGGGCTCGTGGTGCTGGCCTCCGCGGTCTACTCGCTGCTCGGCCTGGTCAAGTTCGCGACGTACCGCAACAGCATCTTCGACCTGGTCATCTTCGACCAGGCGGTGCGCGGCTACGCGAGCTTCGGGGCGCCCGCCACACCGGCGGTCGGCATGCAGTACGGCCTGGGGATGGGATTCCTCCAGCTCGCCGACCACTTCTCGCCGATCCTGGCCCTGCTGGCCCCGCTGTACTGGCTGCACGACGGCCCGCAGACGCTGATCGTCGCCCAGGCGGTGCTGTTCGCGCTGGCCGCCGTCCCGATCTGGCACTACGCCGAGCGCCGCGTCGGCGCGACCCCGGCCCACCTGGTCGCCGTGGCCTACCTGGTGTCGTGGCCGGTCGCCCAGGCCGCGGGGTTCGACTTCCACGAGGTGGCGTTCGTCCCGCTGCTGAGCGCGATCATGATCGAGCGGTTCGACGCCGACCGTCCGGCCGCCGGAGTGCTCGCCGCCGCCGGCCTGCTCCTGGTCAAGGAGGACATGGGCCTGCTGCTCGCCGGGTTCGGGGTGTACCTGTTCCTCACCCGGCGGCGGCTGGAGGGGGCCGCGTTCATATTCTTCGCGCTGGGCGCGCTCGTGATGATCCGCAACGTGCTGATGCCGATGGCGGGGTCGGGACCGGCGGGGTTCCACTGGGCCTACGGCAACTGGGGCGCGGATCTAGGAGAGGTGGCGCTGGCCGTCCTCCGGAACCCGCCGGCCGCGCTGGCGCAGTTCGTCAGCCCGATGGTCAAGGTGAACACCCTGGCCTTCCTGCTGTGGCCGATGGCGCTGACCGCGTTGTTCTCGCCGCTGACCCTCGTGGCGGTCCCGCTGGTCGCGGAGCGGTTCCTGGCGGACCGCTCGCAGTGGTGGGGACCGGATTTCCAGTACAACGCCTTCGTCGTGGCCATCCTCGTCTGCGCCGGGGTGGATGGGGCCGCGCGGCTCGCGGAACGTCTCCGGGGACGGTTCGGGGGACGGAGCATGGTCACCCACTGGGCGGTCGCGGTCTGCGTGATCGGCCTCACCCTCGTCCCGCGCTTCGAGCTCGGCAAGCTCCTGGACCCGGCCTTCTACCAGAGCGAGCCGTACGTCGCGGCGGCGCGTGAGGCGGTGGCCGCCGTGCCGGACGGGGTGGTCGTCGAGGCCGCCAACGGCATCGGTCCCGCGCTCACCGCGCGGACGACGGTGCTGCTCTGGGGGCCGCAGAGCTACGGCGCGCCCTGGATCGTGGCCGACGTGGCACGGTGGAGCTACCCGTTCGGCGAGTTCGACGCGCAGCGGCGGCGGGTCGACGAGGCGCTGGGGAGCGGCTACCGCAAGGTGTTCGAGCGCGACGGCTACATCGTGCTCAACCGGCCCTCCTGA
- a CDS encoding acetyl-CoA C-acetyltransferase: protein MAEAYIVGAVRTPVGKKKGGLSTVHPTDLAAHTLKALIDRTGVDPAAVEDVIMGCVMQFGPQSMDIARNAWLSAGLPESVAGVTIDRQCGSSQQSIHFAAQGVLSGTQDLVVAAGVESMSIVPMGSSITAALEKGMPFPFGEGWVERYGKQEISQFRGAELMCEKWGLSREELERFAYESHQRAAKAVANGYFRDQIAPINGVEDDEGPRPDTTLEKMASLKTLKEDGRITAATSSQISDGSGALLIASEQAVRDHGLTPRARIVTLALTGDDPVYMLTAPIPATQKALKRSGLSIDDIDVTEINEAFAPVPLAWIKDIGADPAKVNPNGGAIALGHPLGGTGAILMTKLLHELERTGGRYGLQTMCEGGGQANVTIIERL, encoded by the coding sequence GTGGCAGAGGCGTACATCGTCGGGGCGGTCCGCACCCCGGTCGGTAAGAAGAAGGGCGGCCTGTCCACCGTCCACCCCACCGACCTGGCCGCGCACACCCTCAAGGCGCTCATCGACCGCACGGGCGTCGACCCGGCCGCGGTGGAGGACGTCATCATGGGCTGCGTCATGCAGTTCGGCCCGCAGAGCATGGACATCGCGCGCAACGCGTGGCTCTCGGCCGGTCTGCCGGAGAGCGTGGCCGGCGTGACCATCGACCGCCAGTGCGGCTCCTCCCAGCAGTCGATCCACTTCGCGGCCCAGGGCGTGCTGTCCGGCACCCAGGACCTCGTGGTGGCCGCCGGGGTGGAATCGATGAGCATCGTGCCGATGGGGTCCTCGATCACCGCCGCGCTGGAGAAGGGCATGCCCTTCCCGTTCGGCGAGGGATGGGTCGAGCGGTACGGCAAGCAGGAGATCTCCCAGTTCCGCGGCGCCGAGCTCATGTGCGAGAAGTGGGGCCTCTCCCGCGAGGAGCTCGAGCGGTTCGCCTACGAGAGCCACCAGCGGGCGGCCAAGGCCGTCGCGAACGGCTACTTCAGGGACCAGATCGCCCCGATCAACGGCGTCGAGGACGACGAGGGCCCGCGCCCGGACACCACGCTGGAGAAGATGGCGTCGCTGAAGACCCTCAAGGAGGACGGCCGGATCACGGCGGCGACCTCCTCGCAGATCTCCGACGGCTCCGGGGCGCTCCTGATCGCCTCCGAGCAGGCGGTCCGCGACCACGGCCTGACCCCCCGGGCGCGCATCGTCACCCTGGCGCTCACCGGGGACGACCCGGTCTACATGCTGACCGCGCCGATCCCGGCGACCCAGAAGGCGCTGAAGAGGTCCGGCCTGTCCATCGACGACATCGACGTCACCGAGATCAACGAGGCGTTCGCCCCGGTGCCGCTGGCGTGGATCAAGGACATCGGCGCCGACCCGGCCAAGGTCAACCCGAACGGCGGCGCGATCGCCCTGGGCCACCCGCTGGGCGGGACCGGCGCGATCCTGATGACCAAGCTCCTCCACGAGCTGGAGCGCACCGGCGGCAGGTACGGCCTGCAGACGATGTGCGAGGGCGGCGGCCAGGCCAACGTCACGATCATCGAGCGGCTTTAG
- the manA gene encoding mannose-6-phosphate isomerase, class I, translated as MQPLTNPVKDYAWGSRTDIAALTGRPVPSPGPEAEIWFGTHPAGPSLLAADGRSLADVVGADPLGQLGPATVARHGERLPYLMKLIAVAQPLSLQVHPSAEQAVDGHSRGVYGDPWPKPELVCALTPFDALAGFRSPEQAAMLLSRLNVPALKDVVTLLEAGSLLDALHALLGRRDAIEQAVWAASAVHHPDYDLVVRLARRYPGDPACLAPLLLRRHKLAPGQALFLGAGVLHCYLDGFGVEIMGSSDNVVRAGLTAKPVDVEELLRVTDPDAGPLPVEARDGVYATPSPEFRLRRVAVDGDVRLDGGLPRILLCVEGEVRADALDLRAGDSAFVPAAHPPVTLGGSGLVFSAEPGPAGHPAG; from the coding sequence GTGCAGCCTCTGACCAATCCCGTCAAGGACTACGCCTGGGGGTCCCGTACCGACATCGCCGCCCTCACCGGCAGGCCCGTCCCCTCGCCGGGCCCCGAGGCCGAGATATGGTTCGGTACCCATCCCGCCGGGCCTTCGCTGCTCGCCGCGGACGGCCGCTCGCTGGCCGACGTCGTCGGTGCGGACCCGCTCGGGCAGCTCGGCCCGGCGACCGTCGCCCGGCACGGTGAGCGCCTGCCGTACCTGATGAAACTCATCGCCGTCGCCCAGCCGCTCTCCCTCCAGGTGCACCCGTCCGCCGAGCAGGCCGTCGACGGTCACTCCAGGGGCGTCTACGGCGACCCCTGGCCGAAGCCCGAGCTGGTGTGCGCGCTCACCCCGTTCGACGCGCTGGCCGGTTTCCGCTCCCCCGAGCAGGCCGCAATGCTCCTCTCCCGGCTGAACGTTCCGGCGTTGAAGGATGTCGTGACGCTGCTGGAGGCGGGTTCCCTCCTGGATGCCCTGCACGCGCTCCTCGGACGGCGGGACGCGATCGAGCAGGCCGTCTGGGCCGCCTCAGCCGTGCACCACCCCGACTACGACCTGGTCGTACGGCTGGCGCGCCGCTATCCCGGCGACCCCGCCTGCCTGGCACCGCTCCTGCTGCGGCGGCACAAGCTGGCCCCGGGACAGGCGCTCTTCCTGGGCGCGGGCGTGCTCCACTGCTACCTCGACGGGTTCGGCGTGGAGATCATGGGCAGCTCCGACAACGTCGTGCGGGCAGGTCTCACCGCCAAACCGGTCGACGTGGAGGAGCTCCTGCGCGTCACCGACCCGGACGCGGGCCCGCTGCCGGTCGAGGCGCGCGACGGCGTGTACGCCACACCGTCGCCGGAGTTCCGGCTCCGGCGCGTGGCCGTGGACGGCGACGTACGGCTGGACGGCGGGCTGCCCCGCATCCTGCTCTGCGTCGAGGGCGAGGTGCGGGCGGACGCCCTCGACCTGCGGGCCGGAGACTCCGCCTTCGTCCCGGCCGCGCATCCGCCGGTGACACTCGGCGGATCCGGCCTCGTGTTCTCCGCCGAACCGGGACCGGCCGGCCACCCGGCGGGATGA
- a CDS encoding ROK family protein yields the protein MTVLAVDVGGTKFAAAAVETDGTVLARAEVPLHGRGPVEETLAEVVGRIIDQVGGDHLAGVGIGSAGPLDPCAGTVSPVNIPSWRDFPLVEALEQILPGRPVRLAGDAQCMALGEWWLGLPEGQPSGAVLGVVVSTGVGGGLVLDGMPYLGPTGNAGHIGHIVADVGGDRCPCGAVGCVETVASGPSMVRWAHTNGWTGDDARALAADAHSGDPVARQAFQRAAGTLAAAVLTTSALFDLDHVVVGGGVAAAGTVLFDPLREAIAANAGLGFLRRLRVTPTSLGRDAGLLGAAALVLHQNSGEAGTLVPERGAPGSVPTQG from the coding sequence GTGACCGTGCTGGCCGTGGACGTCGGCGGCACCAAGTTCGCGGCCGCGGCCGTCGAGACCGACGGGACGGTGCTGGCCCGCGCCGAGGTGCCGCTGCACGGGCGGGGGCCCGTGGAGGAGACGCTGGCGGAGGTGGTCGGCCGGATCATCGACCAGGTGGGCGGCGACCACCTGGCCGGCGTCGGGATAGGGTCGGCGGGCCCGCTGGACCCGTGCGCGGGGACGGTCAGCCCGGTCAACATCCCGAGCTGGCGGGACTTCCCGCTCGTCGAAGCCCTTGAGCAGATACTGCCCGGGCGGCCCGTCCGGCTGGCGGGCGACGCCCAGTGCATGGCGCTGGGCGAGTGGTGGCTCGGGCTGCCGGAGGGACAGCCGTCCGGGGCGGTGCTGGGCGTGGTCGTCTCCACCGGCGTGGGCGGCGGCCTCGTCCTCGACGGCATGCCCTACCTCGGCCCGACCGGCAACGCCGGGCATATCGGCCACATCGTCGCCGACGTGGGCGGTGATCGGTGCCCCTGCGGCGCCGTCGGGTGCGTCGAGACCGTGGCCAGCGGCCCGAGCATGGTCCGCTGGGCCCACACGAACGGCTGGACCGGCGACGACGCCAGAGCGCTGGCCGCGGACGCCCACTCCGGTGACCCCGTCGCCCGCCAGGCCTTCCAGCGCGCCGCCGGCACGCTGGCCGCCGCCGTCCTCACCACGTCCGCCCTGTTCGACCTCGACCACGTCGTCGTCGGAGGGGGCGTGGCCGCCGCGGGGACGGTCCTGTTCGACCCGCTCAGGGAGGCGATCGCGGCGAACGCCGGGCTCGGCTTCCTGCGGCGCCTGCGCGTCACCCCCACCTCCCTCGGACGCGACGCCGGCCTGCTCGGCGCCGCCGCCCTGGTCCTGCACCAGAACAGCGGAGAGGCTGGAACACTGGTGCCGGAACGCGGAGCACCGGGCAGTGTCCCCACCCAGGGCTGA